A section of the Serratia liquefaciens ATCC 27592 genome encodes:
- a CDS encoding ABC transporter permease: protein MFHRLWTLIIKEMQSLLRDPQTRAILILPVILQVLLFPFAATLEVTNATIAVYSEDSGHASVELTQRFAKAKAFSHVLLLRSPQEIQSVIDNQKALLLIRFPAQFSRDIASGNTAPLQLLLDGRNSNSAQIAANYVQQIVQDYQNELIGNRAKPNNSELVVRNWYNPNLDYKWFVVPSLIAMITTIGVLIVTSLSVAREREQGTLEQLLVSPLTTWQIFIGKAVPALIVATFQASIVLLIGIFIYQIPFAGSLLLFYGTMLIYGLSLVGFGLLISSLCATQQQAFIGVFVFMMPAILLSGYVSPVENMPVWLQNLTWVNPIRHFTDITKQIYLKDASFSIIWHSLWPLLAITATTGSAAYAMFRRKIA from the coding sequence ATGTTTCACCGTCTCTGGACGTTAATCATTAAGGAAATGCAATCGCTGCTGCGCGACCCGCAGACCCGCGCCATTCTGATTTTGCCGGTTATTCTGCAGGTGCTGCTGTTTCCCTTCGCCGCCACGCTGGAAGTGACCAATGCCACCATTGCGGTGTACAGCGAAGACAGCGGCCATGCCTCGGTCGAGCTGACCCAGCGCTTTGCCAAGGCCAAGGCCTTCTCCCACGTGCTGCTATTGCGCAGCCCGCAAGAGATACAAAGCGTTATCGATAACCAAAAAGCGCTGCTGCTGATCCGTTTCCCGGCACAATTTTCACGGGATATCGCCAGCGGCAATACGGCCCCGCTGCAGTTGTTGCTCGATGGGCGTAACTCCAACAGCGCACAGATCGCCGCCAACTACGTGCAGCAGATTGTGCAGGACTACCAAAATGAGCTGATCGGCAACCGTGCCAAGCCTAACAACAGCGAACTGGTGGTGCGCAACTGGTATAACCCGAATTTGGACTACAAGTGGTTTGTGGTGCCGTCGCTGATCGCCATGATCACCACCATTGGCGTGCTGATAGTGACTTCGCTGTCGGTGGCGCGCGAACGTGAACAGGGCACGCTGGAGCAACTGCTGGTGTCGCCGTTAACCACCTGGCAGATTTTTATCGGCAAAGCGGTGCCGGCGCTGATCGTCGCCACCTTCCAGGCCAGCATAGTGTTGCTGATCGGCATCTTTATCTATCAGATCCCGTTCGCCGGGTCGCTGCTGTTGTTCTACGGCACCATGTTGATTTACGGGCTGTCGCTGGTGGGGTTCGGCCTGCTGATTTCGTCGCTGTGCGCCACCCAGCAACAGGCGTTTATCGGCGTGTTCGTGTTTATGATGCCGGCCATCCTGCTCTCCGGTTATGTTTCACCGGTGGAGAATATGCCGGTGTGGCTGCAAAACCTCACCTGGGTAAACCCCATCCGCCACTTCACCGACATCACCAAACAGATCTATTTGAAAGACGCCAGTTTCAGCATCATCTGGCACAGCCTGTGGCCGCTGTTGGCCATTACCGCCACCACCGGCAGCGCCGCCTATGCCATGTTCCGCCGTAAAATTGCATAA
- a CDS encoding ABC transporter permease: MNSETASTDDSGFSWRRLRALCLKETRQIMRDPSSGLIAFVIPLMLLFIFGYGINLDSSKLRLGILMEQQSEEARDLANAFTGSPYIEPTISDNRQQLIQLMQAGRIRGLVVIPNDFAQRMARPHDSAPLQIITDGSEPNTANFVQGYTQGVWQIWQQQRATDSGREEKPLIDVQMRYWFNPAAISRHYIIPGAITIIMTVIGAILTSLVIAREWERGTMEALLSTQVTRTELLLSKLVPYYFLGMIAMVLCMVVSVWVLGVPYRGSLLILFVISSLFLASTLGMGLLISTITRNQFNAAMVALNAAFLPSIMLSGFIFQIDSMPAIVRAITYIIPARYFVSTLQTLFLAGNVGTVLMINLLFLIASAVVFIGLTAWKTQRRLD, from the coding sequence ATGAATAGCGAAACGGCCAGCACCGACGACAGCGGTTTCTCCTGGCGGCGGCTGCGCGCGCTGTGCCTGAAAGAGACGCGGCAAATTATGCGCGATCCGAGCAGCGGGCTGATCGCCTTCGTCATTCCGCTGATGCTGCTGTTTATTTTTGGCTACGGCATCAACCTGGATTCCAGCAAGCTGCGGCTGGGGATTTTGATGGAACAACAAAGCGAAGAGGCACGCGATCTGGCTAACGCTTTTACCGGTTCGCCCTATATCGAGCCCACCATCAGCGACAATCGCCAGCAGTTGATCCAGCTGATGCAAGCCGGGCGCATCCGCGGGCTGGTGGTGATCCCCAATGATTTTGCCCAACGCATGGCACGGCCGCACGACAGCGCCCCCTTGCAAATCATTACCGACGGCAGTGAACCCAATACCGCCAACTTCGTTCAGGGCTATACCCAGGGAGTGTGGCAAATCTGGCAACAGCAGCGCGCCACCGACAGCGGGCGCGAAGAAAAACCGCTGATCGACGTGCAAATGCGCTACTGGTTTAACCCGGCGGCCATCAGCCGGCATTACATCATTCCCGGCGCCATCACCATTATCATGACGGTCATCGGCGCTATCCTCACCTCGTTGGTGATCGCCCGCGAATGGGAGCGCGGCACCATGGAAGCGCTGCTTTCCACTCAGGTGACGCGAACCGAACTGCTGCTGTCGAAGTTGGTGCCATACTACTTCCTCGGCATGATCGCCATGGTGCTGTGCATGGTGGTTTCGGTGTGGGTGCTCGGGGTGCCCTATCGCGGCTCTCTGCTGATCCTGTTCGTCATCAGCAGCCTGTTCCTCGCCAGTACGCTCGGCATGGGGCTGCTGATTTCCACCATTACCCGCAACCAGTTCAACGCGGCGATGGTGGCGCTGAACGCCGCCTTTCTGCCGTCGATTATGCTGTCCGGCTTTATCTTCCAGATCGACAGCATGCCGGCCATCGTACGCGCCATCACTTACATCATTCCGGCGCGTTACTTCGTCAGCACGCTGCAAACGCTATTCCTGGCGGGCAACGTCGGCACGGTATTGATGATTAACCTGCTGTTCCTGATCGCTTCTGCGGTGGTATTTATCGGCCTGACGGCCTGGAAAACCCAGCGGCGGCTGGATTAA
- a CDS encoding ATP-binding cassette domain-containing protein, with translation MEQVIELEALEKRFPSLQKPAVASLTTRLTSGAVTGLVGPDGAGKTTLLRMLAGLLKPSSGTLRVAGLDPIAQDRQLHAILGYMPQKFGLYEDLTVMENLTLYADLRGVTGDLRKQTFDRLLTFTDLTRFTSRLAGKLSGGMKQKLGLACTLVGQPQVLLLDEPGVGVDPISRRELWRMVHELANDGMLILWSTSYLDEAEQCREVLLLNEGELLFSGAPKDLTQRMAGRTVLIAPPAGSHRALLQRAICLPAVTDGVIQGKYLRLILKEGEDHRQVLQALDLPDAELSEAEPRFEDAFIDLLGGGPNSKSALAEIMPTVEGESTETVIEAQGLTKKFGDFAATDHVDFKVQRGEIFGLLGPNGAGKSTTFKMMCGLLVPTEGKALVLGMDLKTSSGKARQHLGYMAQKFSLYGNLTVAQNLKFFSGVYGLSGKAQREKISEMSRAFNFDPIINQTPDSLPLGFKQRLALACALMHEPDILFLDEPTSGVDPLTRREFWLHINGMVDKGVTVMVTTHFMDEAEYCDRIGLVYRGKIIAAGTPDDLKHQVASSENPNPSMEQAFIELVQGYDQEEKA, from the coding sequence ATGGAACAGGTGATTGAGCTGGAAGCGCTGGAGAAACGTTTTCCGTCGCTGCAAAAACCGGCGGTCGCCAGCCTGACCACCCGGCTGACCAGCGGCGCGGTTACCGGGCTGGTTGGCCCGGACGGCGCCGGAAAAACCACCCTGCTACGCATGCTGGCCGGTTTGCTCAAACCCAGCAGCGGAACGTTACGCGTCGCCGGGCTGGATCCGATCGCTCAGGATCGCCAGTTGCACGCGATCCTCGGTTATATGCCGCAAAAGTTTGGCCTTTACGAAGATCTGACGGTGATGGAGAACCTGACGCTGTATGCCGATCTGCGCGGCGTCACTGGCGATCTGCGTAAACAGACTTTTGATCGGCTGCTGACATTTACCGATCTCACCCGCTTCACCAGCCGGCTGGCGGGCAAACTGTCGGGCGGCATGAAGCAGAAGCTTGGGCTGGCTTGTACGCTGGTCGGGCAACCGCAGGTGCTGTTGCTCGATGAGCCCGGCGTCGGCGTCGATCCGATCTCGCGCCGCGAGCTGTGGCGCATGGTGCATGAGCTGGCCAACGACGGCATGCTGATCCTGTGGAGCACTTCCTATCTGGACGAAGCGGAACAATGCCGTGAAGTGCTGTTGCTCAATGAAGGGGAACTGTTGTTCAGCGGCGCACCTAAAGATCTCACCCAGCGCATGGCCGGGCGCACGGTGTTGATAGCACCACCAGCCGGCAGCCACCGTGCCTTGCTGCAACGCGCGATCTGCCTGCCTGCGGTCACCGACGGCGTGATCCAGGGCAAATATCTGCGCCTGATCCTGAAAGAAGGCGAAGATCACCGCCAGGTGTTGCAGGCGTTGGATCTGCCGGACGCCGAACTGAGCGAAGCGGAACCGCGCTTTGAGGATGCATTTATCGATTTGCTCGGCGGCGGGCCGAACAGCAAGTCGGCGCTGGCGGAAATCATGCCAACCGTCGAAGGGGAAAGCACCGAAACCGTGATCGAAGCGCAGGGACTGACGAAGAAATTCGGTGACTTTGCCGCCACCGACCACGTGGATTTTAAAGTGCAGCGCGGCGAGATTTTTGGCCTGCTGGGCCCCAACGGGGCCGGTAAGTCCACCACTTTCAAAATGATGTGCGGGCTGCTGGTGCCAACCGAAGGCAAGGCGTTGGTGCTGGGAATGGACCTGAAAACCAGCTCGGGCAAGGCGCGCCAGCATTTGGGCTACATGGCGCAAAAATTCTCGCTGTACGGCAACCTGACGGTGGCGCAAAACCTGAAATTTTTCTCCGGCGTGTATGGCCTGAGCGGCAAGGCGCAGCGCGAAAAAATCAGTGAGATGTCCCGCGCCTTCAACTTCGACCCCATCATTAACCAGACGCCAGATTCCCTGCCGCTTGGCTTCAAACAACGGCTGGCGTTGGCCTGCGCGCTGATGCACGAACCGGATATTCTGTTTCTCGACGAACCCACCTCCGGTGTCGATCCCCTCACCCGGCGTGAATTCTGGCTGCATATCAACGGTATGGTAGACAAGGGCGTCACCGTCATGGTCACCACCCACTTTATGGACGAGGCGGAATATTGCGACCGCATCGGGCTGGTGTATCGCGGCAAAATCATCGCCGCCGGGACCCCGGACGATCTCAAGCATCAGGTGGCCAGCAGCGAGAACCCCAACCCTTCGATGGAGCAGGCATTTATCGAACTGGTGCAGGGTTATGATCAGGAGGAAAAAGCATGA
- the hlyD gene encoding secretion protein HlyD, with product MNKKRSALIVAAIVLIAAAVYGVWYYQQQQDKPLTLYGNVDIRTVNLGFRVDGRLASLTVDEGDALQPGQLLGKLDDAPYINALQQAQANVGSAKAKLALLLAGYRTEEIAQVRSEMAQRLSAFSYADSYLKRQQGLWAKNATSADALEDARTARNQAQANLQASKDKLAQYLKGNRPQEIEEAKANLAQSEAALAQAQLNLHDTTLVSPSAGTVLTRAVEPGTMLNAGGTVFTLSLTRPVWVRAYVNEVNLGKATPGTELEIYTDSRPDKPYHGKIGFVSPTAEFTPKSVETPDLRTDLVYRLRVIVTDADDALRQGMPVTVHFAKP from the coding sequence ATGAACAAGAAACGCAGTGCCCTCATTGTGGCGGCTATTGTGCTGATCGCCGCGGCCGTTTACGGGGTTTGGTATTACCAGCAGCAGCAGGACAAACCGCTGACGCTGTATGGCAACGTGGATATCCGCACGGTGAATTTGGGCTTCCGCGTCGATGGGCGGCTGGCGTCGCTGACGGTGGATGAAGGCGATGCCCTTCAGCCGGGGCAATTGCTCGGGAAACTGGACGACGCGCCTTACATCAACGCCCTGCAGCAGGCGCAGGCTAACGTCGGCAGTGCCAAAGCCAAACTGGCTCTGCTGCTGGCCGGTTATCGCACCGAAGAAATCGCCCAGGTGCGTTCGGAAATGGCGCAGCGCCTGTCCGCGTTCAGCTACGCCGACAGCTATCTGAAGCGTCAGCAAGGGCTGTGGGCGAAAAACGCCACTTCTGCCGACGCGCTGGAAGATGCCCGTACCGCACGCAATCAGGCGCAGGCCAACCTGCAGGCGTCAAAGGACAAGCTGGCGCAATACCTGAAAGGCAACCGGCCGCAGGAGATTGAAGAAGCCAAAGCCAATCTGGCGCAGAGCGAAGCCGCACTGGCTCAGGCACAGCTTAATTTACACGACACCACTCTGGTTTCCCCGTCGGCCGGCACCGTACTGACTCGGGCCGTTGAGCCAGGCACCATGCTTAATGCCGGCGGCACGGTGTTTACTCTGTCGCTGACCCGTCCGGTCTGGGTACGTGCCTACGTGAATGAAGTCAACCTGGGTAAAGCAACGCCGGGCACCGAACTGGAAATTTATACCGACAGCCGACCGGACAAGCCCTATCACGGCAAAATCGGTTTTGTCTCACCGACCGCTGAATTCACGCCGAAAAGCGTCGAAACCCCAGACCTGCGAACCGATCTGGTGTACCGCTTGCGGGTGATCGTCACCGATGCCGATGACGCGCTGCGCCAGGGGATGCCGGTTACCGTTCACTTTGCCAAACCTTGA
- the cecR gene encoding transcriptional regulator CecR — protein sequence MPNNQTASRARGEQARQQLIAAAIEMFGEYGIQGATTRDIAQRAGHNIAAITYYFNSKEGLYLAVAQWIADFIQQAFRPLADEIDRFWQLPATERLPEHYLDHLKRGLLAFSDLMTQPQTLNLSKIMSREQLSPTDAYPLIHQQVVAPLHDKLCRLLAAYTGLDGNSTKIVLHTHALIGEVLSFRVARETVRRQAGWQQIGAAEAEQISEVLAEHIEILVNGLRQRYGA from the coding sequence ATGCCAAATAACCAGACCGCCAGCCGGGCACGGGGTGAGCAGGCGCGACAGCAGCTGATCGCCGCCGCCATCGAGATGTTCGGCGAATATGGCATTCAGGGTGCGACCACCCGCGATATCGCCCAGCGCGCCGGGCACAACATCGCCGCCATCACCTACTACTTCAATTCCAAAGAAGGCCTGTATCTGGCCGTTGCACAGTGGATTGCCGATTTTATCCAGCAGGCGTTTCGCCCCCTGGCCGACGAGATTGATCGCTTCTGGCAGTTGCCGGCCACCGAACGCCTGCCGGAGCACTACCTCGACCACCTGAAGCGCGGCCTGCTGGCGTTCAGCGATTTGATGACGCAACCGCAGACGCTGAACCTGAGCAAAATCATGTCGCGCGAGCAGCTTTCCCCCACCGATGCCTACCCGCTGATCCACCAGCAGGTGGTCGCACCGCTGCATGACAAGCTTTGTCGCCTGCTGGCGGCCTACACCGGCCTGGATGGGAATTCGACCAAAATCGTGCTGCATACCCACGCGCTGATCGGCGAAGTGCTGTCGTTTCGCGTGGCGCGGGAAACCGTTCGCCGTCAGGCCGGCTGGCAGCAGATCGGCGCGGCCGAGGCGGAACAAATCAGCGAGGTTCTGGCTGAACATATCGAGATTCTGGTTAATGGGCTGCGCCAACGCTATGGCGCGTAA
- the rhlE gene encoding ATP-dependent RNA helicase RhlE, which translates to MSFETLGLSAEILRAVEEQGYREPTPIQRQAIPVVLEGRDLMASAQTGTGKTAGFTLPLLQLLSKHDHPVKGRRPVRALILTPTRELAAQIGENVEAYSKYLRLRSLVVFGGVSINPQMMKLRGGVDILVATPGRLLDLEHQRAVDLSKVEILVLDEADRMLDMGFIHDIRRVLAKLPAKRQNLLFSATFSDDIKGLANKLLHNPASVEVARRNTASEQIEQSVHFVDKKRKRELLSQMIGEGDWKQVLVFNRTKHGANHLAEQLNKDGITAAAIHGNKSQGARTRALADFKDGKIRVLVATDIAARGLDIDQLPHVVNYELPNVPEDYVHRIGRTGRAERTGEAISLVCVDEHKLLRDIERLLKREIPRIALPGYEPDPSIKAEPIINGRQGGGRGAPRGNGGGQRAGNGGGQRSGNGGQRENRGGGSARPQGDGKPRSGAPSRRPRSRPAE; encoded by the coding sequence ATGTCATTTGAAACCCTCGGCTTAAGTGCTGAAATTCTGCGCGCTGTTGAAGAACAGGGCTATCGCGAACCTACGCCAATTCAACGCCAGGCGATTCCTGTCGTATTGGAAGGTCGTGACCTGATGGCCAGCGCCCAGACCGGTACCGGTAAAACCGCTGGCTTTACCCTGCCGCTGTTGCAGCTGCTGAGTAAGCATGACCATCCGGTCAAAGGCCGCCGTCCGGTACGCGCGTTGATCCTGACGCCAACCCGTGAGCTGGCAGCGCAGATCGGCGAAAACGTCGAAGCCTACAGCAAATACCTGCGCCTGCGTTCGCTGGTGGTATTTGGTGGTGTGAGCATCAACCCGCAGATGATGAAACTGCGCGGCGGCGTCGACATTCTGGTGGCAACACCGGGTCGTCTGCTGGATCTGGAACACCAACGCGCCGTTGACCTGTCCAAAGTTGAAATTCTGGTGCTGGACGAAGCCGACCGCATGCTGGATATGGGCTTTATCCATGATATCCGCCGCGTGCTGGCCAAGCTGCCCGCCAAGCGTCAGAACCTGCTGTTCTCTGCGACCTTCTCCGACGATATCAAAGGGCTGGCCAACAAGCTGTTGCACAACCCGGCATCGGTTGAAGTGGCGCGCCGCAATACCGCGTCTGAGCAGATCGAACAAAGCGTGCACTTCGTAGACAAGAAGCGTAAGCGGGAATTGCTGTCCCAGATGATCGGTGAAGGTGACTGGAAGCAGGTGCTGGTGTTCAACCGCACCAAGCACGGTGCTAACCACCTGGCCGAACAGTTGAACAAAGACGGCATTACGGCCGCTGCGATTCACGGCAATAAAAGCCAGGGCGCTCGTACCCGTGCGTTGGCCGATTTTAAAGACGGCAAAATTCGCGTATTGGTTGCTACCGACATCGCGGCGCGTGGTCTGGACATCGACCAGTTGCCACACGTGGTGAACTACGAACTGCCTAACGTACCAGAAGACTACGTACACCGTATCGGTCGTACCGGTCGTGCAGAACGTACCGGTGAGGCTATCTCACTGGTGTGCGTGGATGAACACAAGCTGCTGCGTGATATCGAACGCCTGCTCAAGCGTGAAATCCCACGTATTGCCCTGCCAGGCTACGAGCCGGATCCAAGCATCAAGGCGGAGCCGATCATTAACGGCCGTCAGGGTGGTGGACGTGGTGCGCCGCGCGGCAACGGCGGTGGTCAACGCGCCGGTAACGGTGGCGGCCAGCGCAGTGGCAACGGCGGCCAGCGTGAAAACCGCGGTGGCGGCAGCGCCCGCCCACAGGGTGATGGCAAACCGCGTTCAGGCGCACCTTCGCGTCGTCCGCGTAGCCGTCCGGCCGAGTAA
- a CDS encoding HlyD family secretion protein: protein MSFTPAKRTLTLALLLVILLAIAFFVYSSLTRHHFRTDDAVVTADYTLVAPKVSGYIRSVNVTDNQQVKPGEVLATIDDRDYRVALETAEANLQISQAKLASIQAQLDQQQANIAQQEAGVSASQATLNYAGQNADRYRRLLKTGTATADEQQKSASAMQTAAAQLKQNQAGVVSARKEVGVLQASRKQAEANIAASQASVDQARLNLSYTQIIAPIAGTVGQRAVREGAWVSAGTRLLAVVPLQQSYVVANFLETQLANVSAGQPVSIRVDALPGVTLRGHVDSIAPATGATFAAISADNATGNYTKVVQRLPVKILLEPNQADLARLRVGMSVVPELEMR, encoded by the coding sequence ATGAGCTTCACTCCTGCAAAACGAACCTTAACTCTGGCGCTGCTGCTGGTCATCCTGTTGGCCATCGCTTTCTTTGTCTATTCATCGCTTACCCGCCACCATTTTCGTACCGACGACGCGGTGGTGACGGCCGATTACACACTGGTGGCGCCCAAGGTTTCCGGCTATATCCGCAGCGTTAACGTGACCGATAACCAGCAGGTTAAACCCGGCGAAGTATTGGCCACTATCGACGACCGCGACTATCGCGTGGCGCTGGAAACGGCAGAGGCCAATCTGCAAATTAGCCAGGCCAAGCTGGCCAGTATTCAAGCGCAGCTGGATCAACAACAGGCCAATATTGCCCAACAGGAAGCCGGCGTCAGCGCCAGCCAGGCCACGCTCAACTACGCGGGGCAAAATGCCGACCGCTATCGCCGGCTGCTAAAAACCGGCACCGCAACCGCCGATGAACAGCAAAAGTCCGCCTCCGCGATGCAAACCGCCGCGGCACAGCTGAAGCAAAACCAGGCTGGCGTGGTCTCTGCACGCAAAGAGGTCGGGGTATTGCAGGCCAGCAGGAAACAGGCCGAAGCCAATATTGCCGCCTCACAGGCCAGCGTTGACCAGGCACGCCTCAATCTTTCTTATACACAAATCATCGCGCCCATTGCCGGCACCGTGGGCCAGCGAGCGGTACGCGAAGGAGCCTGGGTCTCTGCCGGTACGAGGTTGCTGGCGGTAGTGCCACTGCAGCAGAGCTATGTCGTCGCCAACTTCCTGGAAACCCAGTTGGCCAATGTCTCCGCCGGCCAACCGGTATCGATCCGCGTAGATGCTCTGCCCGGCGTAACGCTGCGCGGTCATGTCGACAGCATAGCGCCCGCCACCGGCGCCACCTTTGCCGCCATCAGCGCCGATAATGCCACCGGCAACTACACCAAAGTGGTGCAACGCCTGCCGGTGAAAATTCTGCTGGAGCCGAACCAGGCTGACCTGGCACGGTTGCGGGTCGGTATGTCGGTGGTGCCGGAACTCGAAATGCGCTGA
- a CDS encoding MFS transporter, whose translation MNVQPAPAAAAHPFTLRLALGLVGVLIAALTSGLNDRLSDLALADIRAAIGIGYDEASWITSSYQAAEVAAMMVAPWFAVTFSLRRFALVMVSGFAAVGVLQPLISDPTLFITLRIVQGLFGGALPPLLMTVALRFLPPGIKLYGLAAYALTATFGPNVAAPLAALWTDHLGWQFVFWQAIPLCFIASLLMGWGLPQDPLRLERLHQIDLFGMLTGCSGIALLILSLTQGERLDWFNSPLICLMLPVSIALLVTFLINELYHPLPLFKLQMLKRINLSHSLLTLAGVLILGLSGSLLPSFYFSQVEGFRTAQFAPLALTIGLPQLVIAPLVATLLNFRWIDCRWMLAAGAGLIVSACLLGMQLTDDWARQNFWLIQSLLAFGQPMMILPVLMTSTSVVLAPEGPFASAMFNTVRGFSTVAAGSLVENFMSHREKFHSQVLVDRLGNSPWLMTAENAEQASGAMPLLPDGSVSSAENLGHFSTLVKHQAMILSISDAYLLIICCALLLVLLTAWLPTRVYPPQTLLPLVPKTSGS comes from the coding sequence ATGAATGTTCAGCCTGCGCCTGCCGCTGCAGCGCATCCTTTCACCCTGCGCCTGGCATTAGGCCTGGTGGGGGTACTGATTGCTGCCCTGACTTCGGGGCTGAATGACCGGTTAAGCGATCTGGCGTTGGCGGATATTCGTGCGGCAATCGGCATTGGCTATGACGAAGCCAGTTGGATCACCTCGTCTTATCAGGCTGCGGAGGTGGCAGCAATGATGGTCGCGCCCTGGTTTGCCGTGACGTTCTCACTGCGGCGCTTTGCCCTGGTGATGGTCAGCGGATTTGCTGCGGTCGGCGTACTCCAACCCTTAATCTCAGATCCCACGCTGTTTATTACGCTACGAATCGTTCAAGGTCTGTTTGGCGGTGCCCTGCCGCCGCTGCTGATGACGGTCGCGCTGCGTTTTCTGCCGCCGGGTATCAAACTTTATGGTTTGGCCGCCTACGCGCTCACCGCCACCTTTGGTCCCAACGTCGCGGCGCCGCTGGCGGCGCTGTGGACCGATCATCTGGGCTGGCAGTTTGTCTTCTGGCAGGCTATCCCGCTGTGTTTTATCGCTTCTTTATTGATGGGATGGGGGCTACCGCAGGATCCATTACGCCTTGAACGTTTACACCAGATCGATCTGTTCGGCATGCTGACCGGTTGCAGTGGCATTGCATTGTTGATCCTGTCGCTGACGCAGGGAGAGCGGCTCGACTGGTTTAATTCGCCGTTGATTTGCCTGATGCTGCCGGTATCCATCGCATTGCTGGTGACGTTTTTAATCAACGAATTGTATCACCCGCTCCCCCTGTTCAAGCTGCAAATGCTGAAGCGGATAAACCTGTCTCATAGTCTGCTGACGCTGGCAGGCGTACTGATACTGGGGCTATCCGGCTCACTGCTTCCTTCATTCTATTTCTCGCAGGTTGAAGGTTTCCGCACCGCACAATTCGCGCCACTGGCGCTGACCATTGGCTTACCGCAGTTAGTGATAGCACCGCTCGTGGCTACCCTGCTGAATTTCCGTTGGATCGACTGTCGCTGGATGCTCGCCGCCGGCGCGGGCCTCATCGTCAGCGCTTGCTTGCTGGGTATGCAATTAACCGATGATTGGGCACGGCAAAACTTCTGGCTGATCCAGAGCCTGCTGGCGTTTGGTCAACCGATGATGATTTTGCCGGTCCTGATGACCTCCACCAGCGTCGTGCTGGCACCCGAGGGGCCTTTCGCCTCGGCGATGTTTAACACCGTACGCGGCTTCTCGACCGTGGCGGCGGGGAGTCTGGTGGAGAATTTCATGAGTCACCGGGAGAAGTTCCACTCTCAGGTGCTGGTGGATCGACTGGGCAATAGCCCATGGCTAATGACCGCAGAGAACGCAGAACAAGCTAGCGGCGCCATGCCGTTATTGCCGGACGGATCGGTCAGTTCTGCGGAAAACCTCGGGCATTTTTCAACGTTGGTGAAACATCAGGCGATGATCCTCAGCATCAGTGATGCCTATCTGCTGATTATCTGCTGTGCCCTGCTGCTGGTGCTGTTGACTGCCTGGCTACCGACCCGCGTCTACCCGCCGCAAACCCTTTTACCTTTAGTTCCAAAAACATCAGGATCATAA
- a CDS encoding IclR family transcriptional regulator, with amino-acid sequence MSEPTTYCDDERAGGIQVITRAAKILDALGEKPNGMSLGEIAAAVDLPRSTVQRIVNALDSVQLVRGGAGGVRLGPSLLRLIASVHTEMVAIATPWLQALSDATGETVSLGRASGLQLAVVHYIVADRELRVVPRIGMNLPLYSTSGGRALLALNSDDAARDLLGEAYQAVTDLTVRDFPGLMDRLAEIRRTGLAYDREETLEGVSTMAVAIDTILGRFSISLLVPSSRLIKNEARYREEILKCKEALIDEIGKGTSRD; translated from the coding sequence ATGTCTGAACCTACAACCTACTGTGATGATGAAAGGGCCGGTGGTATTCAGGTCATTACCCGTGCAGCGAAAATCCTTGATGCCCTGGGTGAAAAACCGAACGGCATGAGCCTGGGGGAAATCGCTGCGGCGGTCGATCTGCCGCGCTCCACCGTGCAGCGTATTGTCAATGCGTTGGATTCTGTACAACTGGTGCGTGGCGGAGCCGGAGGCGTACGCCTGGGGCCGTCGCTGTTGCGGCTGATTGCCAGCGTACATACTGAAATGGTGGCGATTGCCACCCCCTGGTTGCAGGCATTGAGCGATGCTACCGGTGAGACGGTATCTCTGGGACGAGCCAGCGGGCTGCAGTTGGCTGTAGTGCACTACATCGTGGCGGATCGGGAGCTGCGAGTCGTACCGCGCATCGGCATGAATTTGCCGCTGTACAGCACCTCCGGCGGGCGCGCGCTACTGGCGTTGAACAGCGATGATGCGGCGCGGGATCTGTTGGGTGAAGCCTATCAGGCGGTGACTGACTTGACGGTACGTGATTTTCCCGGGCTGATGGATCGCTTGGCTGAAATACGCCGTACCGGGCTGGCTTACGACCGGGAAGAAACGCTGGAAGGCGTCTCCACCATGGCGGTGGCTATCGACACTATCCTCGGGCGCTTCTCCATCAGCCTGTTAGTGCCCAGCAGTCGCTTGATCAAAAACGAAGCTCGCTATCGTGAGGAGATCCTCAAATGCAAAGAGGCGCTGATCGATGAGATTGGTAAAGGCACATCGCGAGATTGA